Proteins from one Bactrocera neohumeralis isolate Rockhampton chromosome 3, APGP_CSIRO_Bneo_wtdbg2-racon-allhic-juicebox.fasta_v2, whole genome shotgun sequence genomic window:
- the LOC126753141 gene encoding three-prime repair exonuclease 1-like — translation MSKKENRRIGSFVVLDLEASTYDGDLRKLSIMELTMYGFPAKDLQTDPIKVTKTSEMCVPPPSPNLNKLTLIINPRKVIYPKSAASTGLDNYILEHESHFDENCACLIVNFLNRLPQPVCLVAHNGDRHDFLIVKNMFNKLSMQLPNNILYVDSLHAFWRINFDHTFQTTPNGKYPPKGVYKLDNIYKQNFKKDPELRHHAEADVETLTHVIRLYGKRFLAYAEDRVSEFICSDERK, via the exons ATGTCAAAAAAAGAGAATCGACGCATCGGGTCGTTTGTAGTACTCGATTTAGAAGCAAGCACTTATGATGGAGATTTAAGAAAGCTATCCATTATGGAGTTGACCATGTATGGTTTTCCAGCCAAAGATTTGCAAACAGATCCAATAAAAGTGACAAAAACAAGTGAAATGTGTGTGCCGCCACCCTCACCGAATTTGAATAAACTTACATTGATAATCAATCCCAGAAAGGTTATTTATCCAAAAAGCGCTGCTTCAACGG GACTGGACAATTATATATTAGAACATGAGTCACACTTCGATGAGAACTGTGCTTGTCTTATTGTAAACTTCCTTAATCGCCTGCCACAACCAGTATGTCTGGTTGCACACAATGGTGATAGGCATGATTTTCTGATAGTCAAGAATATGTTCAATAAGTTAAGTATG CAACTTCCGAATAACATTCTTTATGTAGATTCTTTACATGCATTTTGGAGAATAAATTTCGACCATACATTTCAAACCACACCCAATGGCAAATATCCACCCAAAGGAGTATATAAATTGgacaatatttataaacaaaattttaagaagGACCCCGAACTGAGACATCATGCTGAAGCAGACGTGGAGACTTTGACTCACGTAATAAGACTGTATGGAAAAAGGTTTCTTGCCTATGCAGAAGATCGTGTCAGTGAATTTATATGCTCGGACGAACGCAAATGA